In the Bacillus sp. FJAT-42376 genome, AGCCTATTTTTTACGGATGATGGCAAAAAGGAGCCAGACCCCATACATTGCTATAGCTGCAAGGATGGGTGCTTTAAACGGTCCGTAAAAGACCACTTCCATGTAGTATTTTTGGGCTTCAAGCCCTTCTATCCCAGATGGCGGGTAAGTGAATCCGACAATAAGAATAATGATATAGCCCAGCATGGTCAGGGTAAGCAGCATACTGCAGCCAAGCTTAAAAGGAATCCCTCGGTGATTTTTGCTATTCTTATATTCAAAGAATTGGTTCAGTGTGTAGAAAGAAGCGCAGATCAGGATAATGACAAATAATAAAATAAAATTCAATGGGGCTTCTCCTTTTTCGGCTGAGGGTACATGAACGCAAACGACTATAAATAGCATATAAAAAGGAGCTTACCGCTGTAAGAGAAGCTCCTTCTTGCTGATTTCCCGGTTTTTCTACATATGCCTCGCATGGTCAATCGTCTGCTTCAGCACATCGATTACATGTTCATCATCATGGGAGTAATAAAGGGAGGTCCCTTCCCGTCTGAATTTGACCAAACGGACATTTTTCAAGAAACGCAGCTGGTGCGAAACGGTTGTCTGGAGAAGCGATAATTTCTCCGCAATTTCATTTACAGAATGTTCCCCTTCGAATAAAAGATTCAGAATTCTGAGACGCGTCGGATCCGACAGGGCTTTAAAGGTCTGCGAGACAATAAAGAGCGTTTCTTCATCCAAATCGAATTCCGGTACAACTTCTAGGTCCTCTTCTTTCATCAGGCGGACTCCTTTTCATTTTTCTACTCTCATTATAGAAAAAAGGGACAACTTGCACAATCAATCATAACTGTAAAAAAATGTCTGATATAATAGAGGGAAAAAGCTTTTAGGAGAGGACCAGTATGAAGCGAATTCCTTTTAACCGTCCCGAATATTACGACAGCCGTGTTGAATCAATCGATGAGCAGATCTGTGAAATGCTGCAGAAACGAAAAAAACTCTCTGATCAAAAGCCGGGAATGCCGCCATCTGATAAGATTGCTGCATGGGCGAAGTCGTATGACTTGGAAGAAGAGCTCCTCACTACGATCTTTTCAACACTCAGAATGGAAGAATTCTTTAAGAAAAAGGTTGAACCTTCGGGATTCAGGAAGCATGTGCCTGTAATGAAATCGGCAGAGGTGGATGAGCGCATGTTCACGGTTACCTTTATCCGCCAATTTGAGAATGCAAGTGTGGTGCATTTGCATATGGATTGGCATGAGATAGAAGAACCGGATCCTAGAAGATGGCCTAAAAACCATCATACCCATTTTGAATTGGATATGGCCGGGGACTACCAGTGCAGACAGGATAGCTCTTCAGGTTCTACCGGAAGACATACATATGAATTCATCGTGACTCCTGCCTTACCTGATGATTTAACTGGTGTGACGTTTACGTTTAAAGAATATGATGCCCCCTTTATGGGAAATGCTCTTGGAGATGAAATCGTTTTTGAGATGGACAGAGCTTAGAAACGATTTTCTTCAATTAGGTAAGCTGCCGGTGCCAGTCCCCCAGAATTTTACCGTACTAAAGCTACGGCACCGCCTCCGTCATCCCTTGTCCCATAAGGGTTCAGCGCTCCTTGTCTCTGACCCGCACTGCGGTGAAGCGGAAGGGGACTGGCACCGTGCCAGTCCCCTGATATTTTACCGTACTAAAGCTCCGGCACCACCTCCGCCATCCCTTGTCCTGTATGAATTCAGCACACTTAGCCTCTGTCCCCCGCTGCGGTGAAGCAGAGCGGGTCAGGCGCCGCCACCACCGACTTCACCCCCGCCGCCACCACCGACTTCACCACCGCCGCCGCCAACTGCGTCTCATCCACCATCCCACAACCCCCCCGCCGCTATCCCCACACAAAAACACCGCCCCCAATCAGGACGGTGTTCCATTTATTAAGATGTTTTAAACGTTTTAACTAATCCTTCCAGTTCGTCCGCCAGATTGTTTAATCCTTCAGATGATTTTCTTAATTGACTGACGCTTTCCTGGTTTTCGCCTGCGATTTTGGAAATTTCCCCTGCGAAATCACTGTTTTGGACAGCGGAATGCTTGAGGTCTTCTGCTGTGGCTGTAATTTCCTCGGTTCCGGCTGAAATCTGCTGGGAGGAGGCCGAGACGTCGAGGATGTTGGCTGAGACTTCGTTTGAGTTCTCCTGAATTTGATGGAACAGGCTTCCTGTCAGGTTCACGTATTCAATCCCTTTGCTGATTTCCGTGTTTCCGATTTCTACATGGGAAACGGTATTCTGAGTTTCGGTTTGAATTTCTTTAACGAGCTCAGAGATCACCCGTGCCGACTGATTGGACTCTTCCGCCAGTTTGCGGACTTCGGAGGCGACAACGGAGAATCCTTTGCCCGCTTCTCCCGCCCGTGCGGCTTCAATCGCTGCATTAAGTGCAAGGAGATTTGTTTGATCGGCAATGCCGGTTATGATGCCAAGAAGCTTGTCAATTTCCATGGACCGTTCTTTCAGCGCAGCCACGGACTTTGTCGTTAAGCTGAAGCGCTCGCTGATTTTGTCCATCTGTCTGGCCAGGGTTTTGACGGATTCGTTCCCGTCAATCGTGATTTTGTTCATATGCTGGGAAGCGGCGCTGACTTCGCTTGAGTTATAGGCAATGGACTGAATGGCTTTGGCCACCTCTTCAATCGCAATGGAAGTGTTGGAAATCGACTCTTCCTGTGTTTTGGCTGCTGACGACATGTTTTCGGTTACATCGGCAATTTTAAGAGACTTGGAGTCGGTGGATGAAGCCGTCTCGGCAAGCATTTGAGAGGAATGCTTAATGTTGTCCGAAGAAGCTTTTACCTTTAGAACCATGGTTTTTATATCCGTTACCATTTCATTGAACCGCTTATTGATCGTCCCCAGTTCATCATCGCCTGTATGCTTCAGCTGCAGGTTAAAGTTTCCGCTGCTCACCTCTGTTAATCCGCTCATTAGTTCATTTAAAGGCTTAAAGCTTCTGCGCGTCATGAAAATCTGCAAAATGATGGCGATCAGCAGTCCGGGGAGAAGGATGGATAAGCTTGTTTTAATAATTTGGGACTGGCCTTCTGCCACCATGCTTGCATCCAGGTCAACCCCGAAGTAAGCATAAATTTTGCCTTCCCTGTTTTTAAGAGGATAAAGCTCGGTAATCCAGGTGCCGATGTCATCCTGATAAATGCTTGTTGAAACCATTTTGCCTTCGCTGA is a window encoding:
- a CDS encoding metalloregulator ArsR/SmtB family transcription factor, which encodes MKEEDLEVVPEFDLDEETLFIVSQTFKALSDPTRLRILNLLFEGEHSVNEIAEKLSLLQTTVSHQLRFLKNVRLVKFRREGTSLYYSHDDEHVIDVLKQTIDHARHM
- a CDS encoding methyl-accepting chemotaxis protein, whose amino-acid sequence is MFKKKSFIFKNLSLSITLIVLIGLLITAASFLLLTNTLKSETTQEASSLASKWGKKLDLALVEEAAQSNDYSTPSQQELTKSFDTISEYNPKVAQAYIFSTELIDGNQTPIVSVPSHLVEPLKSEGLNPGDPYPQPKHIVKGIQNMLSEGKMVSTSIYQDDIGTWITELYPLKNREGKIYAYFGVDLDASMVAEGQSQIIKTSLSILLPGLLIAIILQIFMTRRSFKPLNELMSGLTEVSSGNFNLQLKHTGDDELGTINKRFNEMVTDIKTMVLKVKASSDNIKHSSQMLAETASSTDSKSLKIADVTENMSSAAKTQEESISNTSIAIEEVAKAIQSIAYNSSEVSAASQHMNKITIDGNESVKTLARQMDKISERFSLTTKSVAALKERSMEIDKLLGIITGIADQTNLLALNAAIEAARAGEAGKGFSVVASEVRKLAEESNQSARVISELVKEIQTETQNTVSHVEIGNTEISKGIEYVNLTGSLFHQIQENSNEVSANILDVSASSQQISAGTEEITATAEDLKHSAVQNSDFAGEISKIAGENQESVSQLRKSSEGLNNLADELEGLVKTFKTS